One genomic segment of Panicum virgatum strain AP13 chromosome 2N, P.virgatum_v5, whole genome shotgun sequence includes these proteins:
- the LOC120662523 gene encoding uncharacterized protein LOC120662523 gives MPKAVYDKLNFTQLTPTPMHLQLADSSVRYPEGIAEDILVKVRDNFIPVDFVVLDMDISKDTPLIIGRPFLSTAGAQIKVGAREIRFNINGKEERFPFQPKVEKCSMIKIKFGPNSRGIQEVVVTPQKKDNMVSLMKEVIKEGKHEEVVIPVQTTPQDQPSSSRVKKSEKAQQSVTAPPRTGAQS, from the coding sequence ATGCCAAAAGCCGTCTACGACAAGCTAAACTTCACACAGCTCACACCAACCCCAATGCACCTCCAGCTGGCAGACTCCTCGGTACGGTATCCAGAGGGGATTGCAGAAGACATATTGGTAAAAGTTAGGGACAACTTCATCCCTGTTGATTTTGTGGTCCTGGACATGGACATTTCCAAGGATACACCACTTATTATAGGAAGACCATTCCTAAGCACTGCGGGGGCACAAATCAAGGTTGGAGCCAGAGAAATCCGCTTCAATATCAACGGCAAGGAAGAAAGGTTCCCATTTCAGCCCAAGGTTGAGAAATGCTCTATGatcaaaatcaagtttgggCCAAATTCACGAGGCATACAAGAAGTCGTGGTAACACCACAAAAGAAGGACAACATGGTCAGCCTCATGAAAGAAGTCATAAAGGAGGGTAAGCATGAAGAGGTGGTAATACCAGTCCAGACTACTCCACAAGATCAACCCTCCTCATCAAGAGTGAAAAAATCAGAGAAAGCACAGCAATCCGTCACTGCTCCTCCCAGGACGGGTGCTCAATCGTAA